From a region of the Theobroma cacao cultivar B97-61/B2 chromosome 8, Criollo_cocoa_genome_V2, whole genome shotgun sequence genome:
- the LOC18591520 gene encoding probable pre-mRNA-splicing factor ATP-dependent RNA helicase DEAH5 — MGSSPAKDDALEKLEYLSLVSKVSTELESHVGFSDKVLAEFITDMGRHCETVDEFDAKLKENGAELPDYFVRTLLTIIHAILPPKPKGEKESKKETAGDGKKGKFKALAIADDKDRAKELEKEIELETRDRRKEEDRDRDRDRDRDRDRDRRDRDRDRSRHRDRYKEYGDDDRRDYGSRGRNRERNRDNRDGDEDNRDYRNRTRHRDRDNGEAGEDGERRSNGRYRDDEPELYKVYKGRVSRVMDSGCFVQLNELRGKEGLVHVSQMATRRISNAKDVVKRDQEVYVKVISVSGQKLSLSMRDVDQNTGKDLLPLKKSSDDDAFRTNPSAGKEGPVMRTGLSGIRIVEDENAVPSRRPLKRMSSPERWEAKQLIASGVLSVDEYPMYDEEGDGMLYQEEGAEEELEIELNEDEPAFLQGQTRYSVDMSPVKIFKNPEGSLSRAAALQSALIKERREVREQQQRTMLDSIPKDLNRPWEDPMPETGERHLAQELRGVGLSAYDMPEWKKDAFGKALTFGQRSKLSIQEQRQSLPIYKLKKELIQAVHDNQVLVVIGETGSGKTTQVTQYLAEAGYTTRGKIGCTQPRRVAAMSVAKRVAEEFGCRLGEEVGYAIRFEDCTGPDTVIKYMTDGMLLREILIDENLSQYSVIMLDEAHERTIHTDVLFGLLKQLVKRRPDLRLIVTSATLDAEKFSGYFFNCNIFTIPGRTFPVEILYTKQPESDYLDAALITVLQIHLTEPEGDILLFLTGQEEIDFACQSLYERMKGLGKNVPELIILPVYSALPSEMQSRIFEPPPPGKRKVVVATNIAEASLTIDGIFYVVDPGFAKQNVYNPKQGLDSLVIAPISQASAKQRAGRAGRTGPGKCYRLYTESAYRNEMSPTTIPEIQRINLGTTTLMMKAMGINDLLSFDFMDPPAPQALISAMEQLYSLGALDEEGLLTKLGRKMAEFPLDPPLSKMLLASVDLGCSDEILTIISMIQTGNIFYRPREKQAQADQKRAKFFQPEGDHLTLLAVYEAWKAKNFSGPWCFENFVQSRSLRRAQDVRKQLLSIMDKYKLDVVSAGKNFTKIRKAIAAGFFFHAGRKDPQEGYRTLVENQPVYIHPSSALFQRQPDWVIYHELVMTTKEYMREVTVVDPKWLVELAPRFFKVADPTKMSKRKRQERIEPLYDRYHEPNSWRLSKRRA; from the exons ATGGGTTCTTCACCTGCCAAAGACGATGCGTTGGAGAAACTTGAATACCTCTCTCTAGTCTCCAAAGTCAGCACCGAACTCGAGAGTCACGTGGGGTTTTCCGACAAGGTTTTGGCGGAATTCATAACGGACATGGGCCGCCACTGCGAGACAGTTGATGAATTCGACGCAAAGCTGAAGGAAAACGGCGCCGAATTGCCTGATTACTTCGTCCGCACGCTTCTTACTATTATCCACGCGATTCTGCCTCCAAAGCCCAAGGGCGAGAAGGAATCCAAGAAGGAAACTGCTGGTGATGGTAAGAAGGGTAAATTTAAAGCCCTGGCGATTGCAGATGATAAAGATAGAGCGAAAGAGCTTGAGAAGGAAATTGAATTGGAGACGCGAGACCGacgaaaagaagaagatagagACCGAGACCGAGACCGAGACAGGGACAGAGACAGAGATAGGAGGGATAGAGATAGAGATAGGAGTAGGCATAGAGATAGATATAAAGAGTATGGTGATGATGATAGGAGGGATTATGGGAGTAGGGGAAGGAATAGGGAACGAAACCGAGATAATAGAGATGGTGATGAGGATAACAGGGATTATAGGAATAGGACTAGGCACAGGGATCGGGATAATGGGGAAGCTGGTGAAGATGGGGAAAGGAGGAGTAATGGGAGGTATCGTGATGATGAGCCTGAATTGTATAAGGTGTACAAGGGGAGAGTTTCGAGAGTGATGGATTCCGGTTGTTTTGTGCAGTTGAATGAGTTAAGGGGCAAGGAGGGTTTGGTTCATGTTTCGCAGATGGCTACTAGGAGGATTTCGAATGCCAAAGATGTTGTGAAACGGGATCAGGAGGTTTATGTGAAGGTCATTTCAGTTTCGGGTCAGAAGTTAAGTTTGTCTATGAGAGATGTTGATCAGAATACTGGTAAGGATTTGCTTCCATTGAAGAAGAGTTCGGATGATGATGCTTTTAGGACTAATCCTTCAGCGGGGAAAGAGGGGCCTGTGATGAGAACTGGTCTTTCAGGAATTAGGATTGTGGAGGATGAGAATGCTGTCCCATCACGCAGGCCGTTGAAGAGAATGAGTTCACCAGAAAGATGGGAAGCCAAACAGTTGATTGCTTCTGGTGTTCTGAGTGTAGATGAGTATCCGATGTATGATGAGGAAGGAGATGGAATGCTCTATCAAGAAGAGGGTGCTGAAGAAGAGCTTGAGATCGAGTTGAATGAGGATGAACCTGCCTTTTTGCAAGGGCAGACTAGGTACTCTGTAGATATGTCACCAGTAAAGATTTTTAAGAATCCAGAAGGGTCTTTGAGTCGTGCTGCTGCTCTCCAGTCTGCACTTATTAAGGAGCGGAGAGAGGTACGGGAGCAGCAGCAGAGGACAATGCTTGATTCAATTCCAAAGGATCTTAATCGTCCTTGGGAAGACCCAATGCCAGAGACTGGTGAGAGGCATCTTGCGCAAGAGCTTAGAGGTGTTGGATTGTCAGCATATGATATGCCTGAGTGGAAGAAGGATGCTTTTGGAAAAGCTTTGACTTTTGGGCAGAGGTCTAAGCTTTCCATCCAGGAGCAGAGGCAGAGCCTGCCCATTTATAAACTAAAGAAAGAACTGATTCAGGCTGTGCATGATAATCAGGTTCTGGTAGTCATTGGTGAGACTGGTTCGGGTAAGACTACTCAGGTAACACAGTACCTTGCTGAGGCTGGTTACACTACAAGGGGTAAGATTGGATGCACTCAACCTCGGAGGGTGGCTGCAATGTCTGTGGCCAAGAGGGTAGCTGAGGAGTTTGGTTGTCGTTTAGGGGAGGAAGTTGGGTATGCTATTCGTTTTGAAGATTGTACCGGACCAGATACTGTCATCAAGTACATGACTGATGGTATGCTTCTTAGGGAGATTCTGATTGATGAGAATCTTTCTCAATACTCCGTCATTATGCTTGATGAAGCTCATGAGCGAACAATTCATACTGATGTCCTTTTTGGATTATTGAAGCAGCTTGTGAAACGGAGACCTGATCTTCGTCTGATTGTTACGTCTGCTACATTGGATGCAGAGAAGTTTTCAGGGTATTTCTTCAACTGTAATATTTTTACTATTCCTGGGAGAACATTTCCTGTGGAGATACTCTATACAAAACAGCCTGAAAGTGACTACCTAGATGCTGCTCTGATTACAGTCCTACAGATACATTTGACTGAACCTGAAGGTGACATTCTCCTCTTCCTGACTGGTCAGGAGGAAATTGATTTTGCATGCCAGTCTCTTTATGAGAGGATGAAAGGGCTAGGTAAAAATGTTCCTGAGTTGATTATTTTACCAGTTTATAGTGCCCTTCCTAGTGAAATGCAATCTAGGATTTTTGAACCTCCCCCTCCAGGGAAAAGGAAGGTAGTGGTGGCAACCAATATTGCTGAGGCTTCTTTAACTATTGATGGAATATTCTATGTGGTTGATCCTGGTTTTGCAAAGCAAAATGTCTATAATCCAAAGCAAGGGCTTGATTCTCTGGTTATAGCACCAATTTCGCAAGCATCAGCCAAGCAACGTGCTGGGCGTGCTGGGCGTACTGGACCCGGAAAATGCTACCGCCTGTACACTGAGAGTGCATACAGAAATGAGATGTCTCCTACAACAATTCCAGAAATCCAAAGGATTAATCTTGGTACGACAACATTAATGATGAAGGCCATGGGAATAAATGATCTCCTTTCTTTCGATTTTATGGATCCACCAGCACCCCAAGCTCTCATTTCTGCTATGGAACAACTTTACAGTCTAGGAGCTCTAGATGAGGAGGGACTTTTGACTAAATTGGGTAGAAAAATGGCTGAATTTCCTCTTGATCCACCGCTATCGAAGATGTTACTGGCCAGTGTGGACCTTGGGTGTAGTGATGAGATATTGACAATTATCTCTATGATCCAAACAGGTAACATCTTTTACAGACCAAGGGAAAAGCAAGCTCAAGCTGATCAGAAGAGGGCCAAGTTTTTCCAACCTGAGGGAGACCATTTGACTCTACTTGCTGTATATGAGGCCTGGAAAGCAAAGAACTTTTCGGGGCCTTggtgttttgaaaattttgttcaGTCTCGATCCTTGAGGAGGGCACAGGATGTCAGAAAACAGCTTCTCAGCATCATGGATAA GTACAAATTGGATGTAGTCAGTGCGGGAAAGAATTTCACAAAGATTAGAAAAGCTATTGCAGCTGGGTTCTTTTTCCATGCTGGTAGGAAGGACCCACAGGAGGGATACAGAACTCTGGTTGAGAACCAGCCTGTGTATATTCACCCAAGCAGTGCCCTTTTTCAGAGACAACCGGACTGGGTGATATACCACGAGCTGGTGATGACAACAAAGGAATACATGCGGGAGGTAACAGTGGTAGATCCCAAGTGGCTCGTTGAACTGGCTCCAAGATTCTTCAAAGTGGCAGATCCCACAAAAATGAGCAAGCGCAAGCGCCAAGAACGTATTGAACCTCTTTATGACAGATACCATGAGCCTAATTCTTGGCGTCTGAGTAAACGACGAGCTTGA
- the LOC18591521 gene encoding uncharacterized protein LOC18591521, with amino-acid sequence MGSVSLKIGDGTARFKRATLCSSAVNILMLFSVLTTNLFALYAFTYSPKQHISNPLNHPQKNISLISEQVSLIIREIDSSQRKLAQMEKELLGYDTLDLSRPNLASELKLFLQHHQLPLGKDSRTGITEMVASVGHSCDKSADLLSQYMSYKVYGPCPDDWSLAQKLIVKGCEPLPRRRCFAKTVPKVGLSSLPLSLWKPVSEKIVTWSGLGCKNFDCLNTKKLSRDCVGCFDLVNGFESQKYVKARSKNDFLMDDVLAMGNGGIRIGFDIGGGSGTFAARMAERNVTVITNTLNVDAPYSEFIAARGLFPLFLSLDHRFPFYDNVFDLVHATSGLDVGGKPEKLEFLMFDVDRILRAGGLFWLDNFYCANDEKKRALTRLIERFGYKKLKWVVGDKIDAAGSGKPEGYLSAVLQKPVRT; translated from the coding sequence ATGGGCTCGGTTTCACTGAAAATAGGGGACGGAACAGCAAGATTCAAGAGAGCAACACTTTGCTCCTCAGCTGTCAACATTCTCATGCTTTTCTCTGTTCTTACAACCAATCTCTTTGCTTTATATGCCTTCACGTATTCACCGAAACAGCACATAAGCAACCCACTTAACCATCCTCAGAAGAACATCTCTTTAATATCTGAACAAGTCTCCCTGATAATAAGAGAGATCGATTCTTCTCAAAGGAAGCTTGCCCAGATGGAAAAAGAGCTCCTTGGTTATGACACTCTTGATCTTTCAAGACCCAATCTTGCGAGCGAGCTTAAGTTGTTTTTGCAACATCATCAGCTTCCTTTAGGGAAGGATTCAAGAACTGGGATCACTGAGATGGTGGCTTCCGTGGGGCATTCTTGTGACAAATCTGCTGATTTGTTGTCCCAGTACATGAGTTACAAGGTTTACGGACCTTGTCCTGATGACTGGAGTCTTGCTCAGAAGCTAATCGTGAAGGGATGTGAGCCTTTGCCAAGAAGGAGGTGCTTTGCCAAGACTGTTCCTAAGGTTGGTCTTAGTTCTTTACCTCTTTCTCTTTGGAAACCTGTAAGTGAAAAGATCGTTACTTGGAGTGGTCTTGGTTGCAAGAATTTTGACTGTTTGAATACTAAAAAATTGAGTAGAGATTGTGTTGGTTGCTTTGATTTGGTTAATGGATTTGAGAGTCAAAAATATGTTAAGGCTAGAAGCAAGAATGATTTTCTTATGGATGATGTGTTAGCTATGGGGAATGGTGGGATTAGAATTGGATTTGATATTGGAGGTGGGTCTGGGACTTTTGCTGCTAGAATGGCTGAGAGGAACGTGACTGTGATTACTAACACCTTGAATGTTGATGCACCATACAGTGAATTCATTGCTGCAAGAGgcctttttcctttgtttttgaGTTTGGACCATAGGTTCCCTTTCTATGATAATGTTTTTGATTTGGTTCATGCTACAAGTGGATTAGATGTTGGGGGTAAACCAGAAAAATTGGAGTTCTTGATGTTTGATGTAGATCGCATTTTGAGGGCAGGTGGCTTGTTTTGGTTagataatttttattgtgCCAATGATGAAAAGAAGAGGGCTTTGACTCGTTTGATAGAGAGGTTTGGATATAAGAAGCTGAAATGGGTTGTAGGAGATAAGATAGATGCAGCTGGGTCAGGCAAACCCGAAGGTTATCTATCTGCTGTTTTACAGAAGCCAGTGAGAACATGA
- the LOC18591522 gene encoding auxin response factor 5, whose product MGSVVEEKIKPGALVNGGPQATLLEEMKLLKEMQDQSGARKAIHSELWHACAGPLVSLPQVGSLVYYFPQGHSEQVAVSTKRMATSQIPNYPNLPSQLMCQVHNVTLHADRDTDEIYAQMSLQPVNSEKDVFPIPDFGLKSSKHPNEFFCKTLTASDTSTHGGFSVPRRAAEKLFPPLDYTMQPPTQELVVRDLHDNTWTFRHIYRGQPKRHLLTTGWSLFVGSKRLRAGDSVLFIRDEKSQLMVGVRRANRQQTTLPSSVLSADSMHIGVLAAAAHAAANRSPFTIFYNPRACPSEFVIPLAKYRKSVYGTQVSVGMRFGMMFETDESGKRRYMGTLVGIGDLDPLRWPGSKWRNLQVEWDEPGCNDKPNRVSAWEIDTPESLFIFPSLTSGLKRPLHPGILGAESEWGSLIKRPLLQFPENGNGNLPYSISNLCSEQLMKMMLKPQLVNHPGVFASTLQQISAAKGSPLEEMKNLQSTSNQKPQLIQSENLFVENQNLTQLVPDQPDPINSNLPKINANGNLHPPANKFESQTQARSSNEKLKLESEHSTDQLSQLTSTSECNEEKLAANAASPSTILNQLSFPNQNQIPFPLQNNPWPIQSQLESSALQAHQMQVSQADITTLSSFLPFLDPDEWTSHLSACQPLAGIYRSPGPVPVVGLQDSSAVFTEATDPSLTTGGQDTWDHQLNNCRILSHVDQLTSIPQQDSYNLSSGGVRDLSDDSNNQSGIYSCLNIDVSNGGSTVIDPSVSSAILDEFCSLKDADFQNPSDCLVGNFSSSQDVQSQITSASLADSQAFSRPELPDSSGGTSSSNVDFDESGLLQNNSWQQMAPRVRTYTKVQKAGSVGRSLDVTSFKNYDELISAIECMFGLKGLLNDPRGSGWKLVYVDYENDVLLVGDDPWEEFVGCVRCIRILSPTEVQQMSEEGMKLLNSATVQGINGTNSEGCNA is encoded by the exons ATGGGTTCTGTAGTTGAAGAGAAGATAAAACCAGGAGCTTTGGTTAACGGGGGGCCACAGGCCACTCTGCTTGAGGAGATGAAGTTATTGAAAGAAATGCAAGATCAGTCTG GGGCCCGGAAGGCTATACATTCCGAGCTATGGCATGCCTGCGCAGGTCCACTTGTTTCCTTGCCGCAGGTGGGGAGTCTTGTGTATTACTTTCCTCAAGGACATAGCGAACAG GTAGCAGTGTCCACAAAAAGAATGGCGACCTCTCAAATTCCAAACTACCCGAATCTTCCATCTCAGTTGATGTGCCAAGTTCACAATGTTACACTACAT GCAGACAGAGATACAGATGAAATATATGCCCAAATGAGCCTTCAACCAGTGAACTCT GAAAAAGATGTCTTCCCTATACCAGACTTTGGATTGAAGTCCAGCAAGCATCCAAATGAATTTTTCTGCAAAACTTTGACTGCAAGTGATACCAGTACACATGGTGGTTTCTCAGTGCCACGCAGAGCAGCAGAGAAGCTCTTCCCTCCATTG GATTACACAATGCAACCCCCAACTCAAGAGCTTGTTGTGCGAGACCTGCATGACAATACCTGGACATTTCGTCATATATACCGCG GACAGCCGAAGCGACACCTACTTACAACTGGATGGAGTTTGTTTGTTGGATCAAAAAGGCTTAGGGCAGGTGATTCTGTTCTCTTTATCAG GGATGAGAAATCACAGTTAATGGTGGGTGTGAGGCGTGCAAATCGTCAACAGACAACATTACCATCATCAGTTCTATCTGCTGATAGTATGCACATCGGTGTCCTTGCTGCTGCTGCTCACGCTGCTGCCAATAGAAGCCCATTCACAATTTTCTACAATCCAAG GGCCTGCCCTTCAGAATTTGTCATCCCTTTGGCTAAATACCGAAAGTCTGTTTATGGTACTCAAGTCTCTGTTGGTATGAGGTTTGGAATGATGTTTGAAACAGATGAGTCGGGAAAACGTAG ATATATGGGTACATTAGTTGGTATTGGTGACTTGGATCCTCTGAGATGGCCTGGCTCGAAGTGGCGTAACCTTCag GTTGAGTGGGATGAACCTGGATGTAATGATAAACCGAACAGGGTCAGTGCATGGGAAATTGACACTCCTGAAAGtctctttatttttccttctctaACTTCAGGTCTCAAACGACCATTACATCCTGGAATTTTGG GAGCAGAATCTGAATGGGGAAGCTTGATAAAAAGGCCCCTTCTCCAGTTTCCTGAAAATGGAAATGGGAATCTTCCCTATTCAATCTCAAATTTATGTTCTGAGCAACTGATGAAGATGATGCTGAAGCCTCAGCTCGTTAACCATCCAGGAGTTTTTGCATCTACTTTACAACAAATCTCTGCTGCAAAGGGATCTCCATTAGAAGAGATGAAGAACTTGCAGTCTACAAGCAATCAGAAACCTCAGCTTATCCAATCAGAAAATCTGTTTGTAGAAAACCAAAATCTTACCCAATTAGTCCCTGACCAACCTGATCCCATCAACTCAAATTTACCCAAAATAAATGCTAATGGGAATCTACACCCTCCTGCAAACAAATTTGAAAGTCAAACGCAAGCTAGGAGCAGTAATGAAAAGTTAAAGTTGGAATCAGAGCATTCAACTGATCAGTTAAGTCAGTTGACTTCAACATCAGAATGCAATGAGGAAAAATTGGCTGCAAATGCTGCAAGCCCATCAACTATTTTGAACCAACTTTCTTTCCCTAACCAGAACCAGATTCCATTCCCATTGCAAAACAATCCATGGCCCATTCAGTCACAGTTGGAATCGTCAGCCCTCCAAGCTCATCAAATGCAAGTATCTCAAGCTGATATTACTACTCTAAGCagctttcttcctttcttagACCCAGATGAATGGACGTCGCACCTTTCAGCCTGCCAGCCTCTTGCCGGGATTTATAGATCTCCTGGTCCTGTGCCAGTGGTTGGGTTACAAGACTCTTCAGCTGTCTTTACTGAAGCAACCGATCCTTCTTTAACTACAGGGGGTCAGGATACATGGGATCATCAGCTGAATAATTGTAGGATTTTATCCCATGTTGACCAATTAACGTCAATCCCACAGCAAGACTCATACAATCTTAGTTCTGGTGGGGTGAGAGATTTGTCTGATGACAGCAATAATCAAAGTGGGATATACAGCTGTCTTAACATTGATGTCAGTAATGGTGGCAGTACGGTGATTGATCCTTCTGTTTCCAGTGCCATTCTGGATGAATTTTGTTCATTGAAGGATGCTGACTTCCAAAATCCTTCAGATTGTTTGGTTGGCAACTTCAGTTCTAGTCAGGATGTTCAGTCTCAGATTACCTCAGCTAGCCTTGCAGACTCTCAGGCTTTCTCTCGACCAGAATTACCAGACAGCTCAGGTGGCACATCTTCAAGCAATGTCGATTTTGATGAGAGTGGCCTTCTGCAGAACAACTCATGGCAGCAAATGGCTCCACGTGTGCGAACATATACAAAG GTTCAGAAGGCAGGATCTGTTGGAAGGTCACTTGATGTCACAAGTTTTAAGAACTATGATGAACTAATCTCTGCGATTGAATGTATGTTTGGACTTAAGGGGCTGCTCAACGATCCAAGAGGTTCAGGGTGGAAATTGGTATATGTGGATTATGAGAATGATGTTCTACTTGTTGGGGATGATCCTTGGGA GGAATTTGTTGGGTGTGTCCGCTGCATCAGAATTCTATCCCCAACAGAAGTACAACAGATGAGTGAAGAAGGAATGAAGCTTCTCAACAGTGCCACAGTGCAAGGCATTAATGGCACCAATTCAGAAGGTTGCAATGCTTAA
- the LOC18591523 gene encoding uncharacterized protein LOC18591523 isoform X2, with the protein MLKSSSFSLGHQSQLKMKGLSVADADLVVYVHPSKSRKVSQAILRELSSLLFKFNEAFDGVLLAYDVNIQDKQAKILSGVHPYFGLRLKANLLLFSPKSDMLLEGKVVKLSQESIHVIILGFSSAIITAQNIRGEFKYKTKDEEELFASRSHKRHVIKF; encoded by the exons ATGCTAAAATCCTCAAGTTTCAGCTTGGGTCATCAATCGCAGTTAAAAATGAAAGGACTAAGCGTAGCAGATGCTGATTTAGTGGTGTATGTACACCCATCGAAGAGTAGGAAGGTTTCCCAGGCCATCCTCCGTGAGCTTAGCTCTCTACTCTTCAA GTTCAACGAAGCATTTGATGGTGTTTTATTGGCTTATGATGTTAACATTCAGGATAAGCAGGCAAAGATTCTTTCTGGTGTTCATCCTTATTTTGGTCTGAGACTAAAAGCAAATCTCCTACTTTTTTCACCAAAGTCAGATATGCTCTTAG AGGGGAAAGTAGTGAAACTTTCTCAAGAGTCTATTCATGTCATTATTCTTGGTTTTTCCTCTGCAATCATAACAGCTCAAAACATTCGTGGAGAATTTAAGTATAAAACT AAAGATGAAGAGGAACTATTTGCCAGCAGATCTCACAAGCGTCATGTCATAAAG TTTTGA
- the LOC18591523 gene encoding uncharacterized protein LOC18591523 isoform X1 gives MLKSSSFSLGHQSQLKMKGLSVADADLVVYVHPSKSRKVSQAILRELSSLLFKFNEAFDGVLLAYDVNIQDKQAKILSGVHPYFGLRLKANLLLFSPKSDMLLEGKVVKLSQESIHVIILGFSSAIITAQNIRGEFKYKTKDEEELFASRSHKRHVIKVGTMIRFLVKSFDEEILHIIGSLMPAHTGSICWLDRNLEEISEFDRSATKSRGREWQEDKTFEGTTPLSYNNHIQKSKKRRITED, from the exons ATGCTAAAATCCTCAAGTTTCAGCTTGGGTCATCAATCGCAGTTAAAAATGAAAGGACTAAGCGTAGCAGATGCTGATTTAGTGGTGTATGTACACCCATCGAAGAGTAGGAAGGTTTCCCAGGCCATCCTCCGTGAGCTTAGCTCTCTACTCTTCAA GTTCAACGAAGCATTTGATGGTGTTTTATTGGCTTATGATGTTAACATTCAGGATAAGCAGGCAAAGATTCTTTCTGGTGTTCATCCTTATTTTGGTCTGAGACTAAAAGCAAATCTCCTACTTTTTTCACCAAAGTCAGATATGCTCTTAG AGGGGAAAGTAGTGAAACTTTCTCAAGAGTCTATTCATGTCATTATTCTTGGTTTTTCCTCTGCAATCATAACAGCTCAAAACATTCGTGGAGAATTTAAGTATAAAACT AAAGATGAAGAGGAACTATTTGCCAGCAGATCTCACAAGCGTCATGTCATAAAGGTTGGAACCATGATCCGTTTTTTAGTCAAGAG TTTTGATGAGGAAATACTTCACATCATCGGGTCTCTGATGCCTGCTCACACAGGAAGCATTTGTTGGTTAGATAGGAATTTGGAAGAAATTTCAGAATTTGATAG GAGTGCTACGAAGAGTAGAGGTAGAGAATGGCAGGAGGATAAAACTTTTGAAGGAACAACTCCCTTGAGCTACAATAATCACATTCAAAAGTCAAAAAAACGTAGAATCACTGAAGATTAA